From Ignisphaera aggregans DSM 17230, the proteins below share one genomic window:
- a CDS encoding DNA-directed RNA polymerase (COGs: COG1095 DNA-directed RNA polymerase subunit E'~InterPro IPR003029:IPR005576:IPR004519~KEGG: sso:SSO0415 DNA-directed RNA polymerase subunit E'~PFAM: RNA polymerase Rpb7 domain protein; RNA binding S1 domain protein~PRIAM: DNA-directed RNA polymerase~SPTR: Q980A3 DNA-directed RNA polymerase, subunit E' (RpoE1)~TIGRFAM: DNA-directed RNA polymerase~PFAM: S1 RNA binding domain; RNA polymerase Rpb7-like, N-terminal domain~TIGRFAM: DNA-directed RNA polymerase (rpoE), archaeal and eukaryotic form), with product MFRVYKLRDVVRIDPSKLDREIEEVAFEELRKRYEGLKDRNLGIVLAITNIKVDPIGYIPMGDGAPYHRVEFDVLTYVPIVGEIVEGIVETIGRMGITIRIGPIEGFVHISQISDDEVRYDPVSNTLICKNTKRVISQGDIVRARITTVSLGPQQRLPRINMTMKQPYLGKLEWIESSSKKS from the coding sequence TTGTTTAGAGTATATAAGCTAAGAGATGTTGTGAGGATAGATCCATCAAAATTAGATCGGGAAATAGAAGAAGTAGCTTTTGAAGAACTAAGGAAACGTTATGAGGGATTAAAAGATAGGAATTTAGGTATAGTACTTGCTATAACAAATATAAAGGTAGATCCTATAGGCTACATCCCTATGGGAGATGGTGCTCCATACCATAGAGTGGAATTTGATGTTCTGACATATGTACCAATTGTTGGTGAAATAGTTGAAGGAATTGTTGAGACTATTGGACGTATGGGAATAACTATAAGGATAGGTCCTATAGAGGGATTTGTTCATATTTCACAGATATCAGATGATGAAGTTAGATATGACCCTGTATCAAATACATTGATATGTAAAAATACCAAGAGGGTTATATCACAAGGAGATATAGTTAGAGCAAGAATAACCACAGTTTCGCTAGGGCCACAGCAAAGACTACCTAGAATAAATATGACAATGAAACAGCCATATCTAGGTAAGCTAGAATGGATTGAGTCATCCAGTAAAAAGTCTTAA
- a CDS encoding hypothetical protein (KEGG: sai:Saci_1324 hypothetical protein~SPTR: Q4J971 Conserved protein): MVWLSKRELAYYIVLKRVFGYNQFNLGEALDILKYLGSKRIARKIIRRLAKRGFIQKINEVNYRVMELEPALINILSRYIFNRMYKSMRSQNTPIKIIEKELRIIVHGNCMDRNLEVLGRSLSDIMYIECKENH; the protein is encoded by the coding sequence TTGGTATGGTTAAGTAAGAGAGAATTGGCATACTATATAGTCTTAAAAAGAGTATTTGGATATAATCAATTTAATTTAGGCGAAGCACTAGATATTCTTAAGTATCTAGGCTCTAAAAGAATAGCTAGAAAAATTATCAGAAGATTAGCCAAAAGAGGCTTTATACAAAAGATTAATGAAGTTAATTATAGGGTTATGGAGTTAGAGCCAGCACTCATTAATATATTATCTAGATATATATTTAATAGAATGTATAAAAGCATGAGGTCACAGAATACTCCTATAAAAATAATAGAAAAAGAATTAAGGATAATTGTACATGGCAACTGTATGGATAGAAATCTAGAGGTGCTTGGTAGAAGTCTAAGCGATATTATGTATATTGAGTGTAAAGAAAACCATTAA
- a CDS encoding hypothetical protein (KEGG: sto:ST1067 hypothetical protein~SPTR: Q972R8 Putative uncharacterized protein ST1067), which produces MRSALTLYFASLLKSYLLSPAMYAGLAFFAGFFSLIGAYFSKFPLPGWFSMTYLMFTFAIAGGLSRSIVVGSAAFNYLIRHAGISPIKLILVLVATGMISQIIFSSLFLIITILIYYTANKTVPMVDIGLVISAIILSSLFMATFGVALGLIMVGRTATAKIANFIPMLPMIIYFVSLLTPADISSYNPITAIMMLLAYSLGGEKYIYIVPMPSTLSLPILVTVILTSSIILLILSILLVKRIREVNIYDVAMSF; this is translated from the coding sequence ATGAGGAGTGCATTAACTCTGTATTTTGCTTCGCTTCTCAAATCATATCTGCTCTCACCTGCTATGTATGCTGGATTAGCTTTTTTCGCAGGTTTTTTCAGTCTCATAGGTGCATATTTTAGTAAATTTCCTCTGCCCGGATGGTTCTCTATGACATACTTAATGTTTACCTTCGCTATAGCAGGAGGGTTGTCGAGGTCAATTGTTGTAGGTTCTGCAGCTTTCAACTATCTGATAAGACATGCAGGCATTAGCCCAATCAAATTGATTTTAGTTCTGGTTGCAACTGGTATGATTAGTCAAATTATATTTTCATCTCTATTCTTAATTATAACTATCCTCATATACTACACGGCTAATAAAACTGTGCCGATGGTAGATATTGGTCTAGTTATTTCAGCAATAATATTATCATCGCTATTTATGGCAACATTTGGAGTAGCTCTTGGTTTAATTATGGTTGGTAGGACGGCGACGGCAAAGATTGCCAACTTTATACCAATGTTACCCATGATCATCTACTTTGTATCCCTTCTAACCCCTGCTGACATAAGTTCCTATAATCCTATTACTGCTATAATGATGTTGTTGGCATACTCCCTAGGAGGTGAGAAATATATTTACATTGTTCCTATGCCCTCTACTTTAAGTTTGCCAATCTTAGTAACAGTAATATTAACATCATCGATAATCCTATTAATTCTTTCAATATTGTTAGTAAAGAGAATACGTGAAGTTAATATATATGATGTGGCTATGAGCTTTTAA
- a CDS encoding phosphoribosyltransferase (COGs: COG2236 phosphoribosyltransferase~InterPro IPR000836~KEGG: hbu:Hbut_0483 phosphoribosyltransferase~PFAM: phosphoribosyltransferase~SPTR: A2BK34 Predicted phosphoribosyltransferase~PFAM: Phosphoribosyl transferase domain) — translation MDKGFLVLSWNDIVDLSLELARKIMLSKYVPDAIVAILRGGYIVAKLVSDYLGIEHISTLEIKFYKGIGEKAERPIVISPIVHDLRGKKVLIVDDVADSGRTLQVAIDIVRLHGAKDVRTATLYLKPWSITMPDYYVADTKSWIVFPWEVGEILRELKGRYGSLEEALKQLELEKYYQTNILEKLLKILEAKYT, via the coding sequence ATGGATAAGGGGTTCCTAGTATTATCATGGAATGATATTGTAGATCTCTCATTAGAATTAGCAAGAAAAATTATGTTATCAAAATATGTACCAGATGCCATTGTAGCTATATTGCGTGGTGGATATATTGTTGCAAAACTTGTTAGTGATTATCTTGGTATTGAGCACATATCTACACTAGAAATAAAGTTTTATAAGGGTATAGGTGAAAAGGCAGAGAGACCCATTGTTATAAGTCCTATTGTTCATGATTTAAGAGGTAAAAAAGTGCTAATAGTAGATGATGTAGCAGATAGTGGTAGAACGCTACAGGTTGCAATAGATATTGTCAGACTTCATGGAGCAAAAGATGTTAGAACAGCAACACTATACTTAAAACCGTGGTCTATAACTATGCCGGATTATTATGTAGCTGATACAAAAAGCTGGATAGTCTTTCCATGGGAGGTTGGAGAAATACTTAGGGAACTCAAAGGCAGATATGGCTCATTAGAAGAAGCTTTAAAACAGCTTGAATTAGAAAAATACTATCAGACCAACATATTAGAGAAGCTATTAAAGATACTGGAAGCAAAGTATACATAA
- a CDS encoding Alba, DNA/RNA-binding protein (COGs: COG1581 DNA-binding protein~InterPro IPR002775~KEGG: sto:STS142 hypothetical protein~PFAM: Alba, DNA/RNA-binding protein~SPTR: Q971T6 DNA/RNA-binding protein Alba 2~PFAM: Alba~TIGRFAM: DNA-binding protein Alba), translating to MSSQPKAPKTIILGNRPLRDYLLESIVSLNRESDVIEILGRGRHIYRAVNLYNMLSSRLGDRISIKNVEIGSMLIRNRRVSYIKITIQRI from the coding sequence ATGAGCTCACAGCCAAAGGCTCCTAAAACGATAATCTTGGGTAATAGACCTTTAAGGGATTATCTACTAGAATCTATAGTTAGTCTTAATAGGGAAAGTGATGTAATAGAGATTCTAGGAAGGGGGAGACATATATATAGAGCAGTAAATCTATACAATATGTTAAGTAGTAGACTAGGCGATAGAATATCGATTAAGAATGTTGAAATAGGTAGTATGTTGATTCGTAATCGAAGAGTCTCCTATATTAAAATAACTATTCAGAGGATATAA
- a CDS encoding DNA topoisomerase (ATP-hydrolyzing) (COGs: COG1110 Reverse gyrase~InterProIPR000380:IPR013497:IPR006171:IPR003601:IPR 006154:IPR003602:IPR014001:IPR014021~KEGG: hbu:Hbut_0931 reverse gyrase~PFAM: DNA topoisomerase type IA central domain protein; TOPRIM domain protein~PRIAM: DNA topoisomerase (ATP-hydrolyzing)~SMART: DNA topoisomerase I DNA-binding; DNA topoisomerase I ATP-binding; Toprim sub domain protein; DEAD-like helicase~SPTR: A2BLB8 Reverse gyrase~PFAM: Toprim domain; DNA topoisomerase; DEAD/DEAH box helicase~TIGRFAM: reverse gyrase): MTLAIYRHGCPYCGSSIYVGEDSWSCENCEMINRFRHGNSYVDVWFKEIRDFIEFFRMATGFSPWSLQTYWIKRLLSGESFAMVAPTGIGKSTLLGVYALYRAYFYRSKIYIITPTREIAKQFYSKISEYLRTISKNFHGADKLRIIFYDSSSKNHKDILKLINENMFDILITSSSFLSRHHVIVDSSKIDIVIADDLDSIMRNSKSVDRVLKILGFDEKIVNLAMELVKLKQSFYVAKLAKSQESVENIRRKIIEMEAILKNEVAKRNTQLVVASATGRSAGMKALILKELLGFDSGAIFEYWRNIVDIYSQIDDKMMIYIKEIIEKMKSGIIFVSSPYKDYIDVIVKKLMDMNIKVAVVKSGNKAVDKFRRGEVDVLIGSSSYYGILVRGLDEPQRIKFVIFIGLPQIMKELWNSLSNIRLLYMIAKCLNEQGIDLSNDIKTLINIIQSSSPAQLILLSKALNGREYPNDLRDKVEELAKIRDRVYEEAKKFLDTNGKLVINNYGILVKLGHRYVILKPDPYTYIQASGRCSRLFNGIKTFGVSIVFENYKELIELMEKKMKRFVDGFRFINLSDADIDEYVLRAESTRSLNFSGDGTIDIRKGISTALIIVESPTKAKTIASMFGKPAKKVYGNVIVYESIIPISRDKVYVSMIVATLGHITDLVTDEGLYGVRVNNDRYIPIYDFITKCRRCGAQIVGIYDECPYCNSIDVQSSNTIYNVLKKLALEVDNIFIATDPDTEGEKIAFDIYNLLYPINKNLFRIEFREITKNAVLEALKNPRRIDIKRVKAQMTRRIIDRWIGFELSMVLQDKFNKPWLGAGRVQSPVLLWVARRYKEYIDSIGYILYCDLYGYKIKIYLGNNVDRNYVEKIMDRISNEGLEVKDVEIIERTIQPPPPFTTDSLLYEASNKYGYSASKIMAIAQSLFEQGLITYHRTDSTRISSLGLSIAREALAKENLLEYYVPRQWNVENNAEDAHEAIRPTNPINADELIELIMRGELGIITRISDDHLKIYDLIYRRFLASQMKPARVLVLRANIGIDKYFTNIEAIIDIIEKGFMSIYPLKIYPDLRNLEKTTFIKPNKIFVKKGSAIGLYRVADLIRMLKEKGIGRPSTYAKAIDNNIRHGYIILSKKVKATIPTKLGKEISEIIEQRYINLVGDKVTYELEREIDLIERGLRDMNYVLNRVRQAIDIIINTEGNNIIQLFSDTETVNISDNRVELISSE; encoded by the coding sequence TTGACTTTAGCGATATATAGACATGGCTGTCCCTATTGTGGGAGCAGCATCTACGTAGGAGAGGATTCATGGAGTTGTGAAAACTGTGAAATGATTAATAGGTTTAGACATGGTAATAGCTATGTAGATGTATGGTTTAAAGAAATTAGAGACTTCATTGAATTCTTTAGAATGGCTACAGGATTTAGTCCTTGGTCTCTTCAGACATACTGGATTAAGAGACTGTTATCAGGGGAATCATTTGCTATGGTGGCTCCTACAGGTATAGGTAAATCAACATTATTAGGAGTATATGCACTATATAGGGCTTACTTCTATAGATCTAAAATTTACATCATAACACCCACAAGAGAAATTGCAAAGCAGTTCTATAGTAAAATATCTGAATATCTAAGGACCATTTCAAAGAATTTTCATGGCGCTGATAAACTTAGGATAATCTTCTACGACTCTTCATCCAAGAATCATAAAGACATACTTAAGTTGATTAATGAAAATATGTTTGATATTTTAATAACATCATCATCATTTTTATCGAGGCACCATGTAATTGTGGATAGTAGTAAAATAGATATAGTTATTGCTGATGATCTTGATTCTATTATGAGAAATTCTAAGAGTGTTGATAGGGTTCTAAAGATATTGGGATTCGATGAAAAGATAGTTAATTTGGCTATGGAATTAGTTAAACTTAAGCAGAGTTTCTATGTAGCTAAGTTGGCTAAATCTCAAGAGAGTGTCGAGAATATAAGACGGAAAATAATTGAGATGGAAGCAATATTAAAGAACGAGGTAGCCAAGAGAAATACACAATTAGTTGTAGCATCAGCAACTGGTAGGAGTGCTGGAATGAAAGCATTAATTCTAAAGGAGCTTTTAGGATTTGATAGTGGTGCTATATTTGAATATTGGCGTAATATAGTTGATATATATTCACAAATAGATGATAAAATGATGATCTACATTAAAGAAATAATAGAGAAAATGAAAAGTGGAATTATCTTTGTTTCTAGTCCATATAAAGACTATATAGATGTTATTGTAAAGAAGTTAATGGACATGAATATAAAAGTTGCTGTAGTTAAGAGTGGTAATAAGGCTGTGGATAAGTTTAGAAGAGGAGAGGTTGATGTATTGATAGGATCTTCATCCTATTATGGAATTCTTGTCAGGGGTCTAGATGAACCACAGAGAATAAAATTCGTTATTTTTATAGGATTACCACAAATAATGAAGGAATTGTGGAATAGTTTAAGCAATATAAGATTATTGTATATGATTGCAAAATGTCTAAATGAACAAGGAATTGATTTATCTAACGATATTAAGACACTTATAAATATTATCCAGAGTAGTTCTCCAGCTCAGCTAATACTATTATCTAAAGCTTTAAATGGTCGTGAATATCCTAATGATCTAAGAGATAAGGTGGAGGAGCTTGCAAAAATAAGGGATAGGGTATATGAAGAAGCTAAGAAATTCTTAGATACTAATGGAAAGCTCGTTATTAATAATTACGGAATTCTGGTTAAATTAGGACATAGATATGTCATTCTTAAGCCTGATCCATATACATATATTCAAGCGAGTGGAAGATGTTCTAGATTATTCAATGGAATTAAGACTTTTGGAGTTTCAATAGTATTTGAGAATTATAAAGAATTAATAGAGTTAATGGAGAAGAAGATGAAGAGATTTGTCGATGGCTTTAGGTTTATTAATTTAAGCGATGCAGATATAGATGAATATGTGCTGAGGGCTGAAAGTACAAGATCCTTGAACTTTAGTGGAGATGGTACTATTGATATAAGGAAAGGAATATCTACTGCTCTAATAATTGTTGAATCTCCAACTAAGGCAAAAACAATAGCCTCGATGTTTGGAAAGCCTGCGAAGAAGGTATATGGAAATGTTATAGTATATGAGTCTATTATACCCATATCTAGGGATAAGGTTTATGTATCTATGATAGTTGCAACCCTAGGTCATATCACGGATTTGGTGACGGATGAGGGTTTATATGGTGTTCGTGTTAATAATGATAGATATATTCCTATATATGACTTTATAACTAAGTGTAGAAGATGTGGTGCTCAGATAGTTGGGATATATGATGAATGTCCATACTGTAATTCTATCGATGTACAGTCATCTAATACTATATATAATGTACTAAAGAAGTTGGCATTAGAGGTTGACAATATTTTTATTGCTACAGATCCTGATACAGAAGGTGAAAAAATAGCTTTTGATATCTATAATCTCCTATATCCTATAAATAAAAACTTGTTTAGAATAGAATTCAGAGAGATAACAAAGAATGCTGTTCTAGAGGCTCTCAAAAATCCTAGGAGAATAGATATTAAGAGAGTTAAGGCACAAATGACTAGGAGAATCATAGATAGATGGATAGGATTTGAACTTAGTATGGTTCTTCAAGACAAATTTAATAAGCCTTGGCTTGGCGCTGGAAGAGTTCAATCGCCTGTATTATTATGGGTTGCTAGGAGATATAAGGAATATATCGACTCTATTGGTTATATACTATATTGTGATTTATATGGATATAAAATAAAGATATATTTAGGAAATAATGTGGATAGGAATTATGTAGAGAAAATAATGGATAGAATTTCTAATGAAGGATTAGAGGTTAAAGATGTAGAAATTATTGAAAGAACTATACAACCTCCACCACCATTTACTACAGATTCACTACTTTATGAAGCTAGCAATAAATATGGATATAGTGCCTCAAAAATTATGGCAATTGCTCAATCATTATTTGAGCAGGGGTTGATAACTTATCATAGGACAGACTCAACACGGATATCGTCTCTAGGATTAAGTATAGCTCGTGAGGCACTTGCTAAGGAGAATCTTCTTGAATATTATGTTCCTAGGCAGTGGAATGTTGAAAATAATGCTGAAGATGCTCATGAAGCCATTAGACCTACAAATCCTATAAATGCTGATGAACTTATAGAGCTTATTATGAGAGGGGAACTAGGTATTATCACAAGAATTAGTGATGATCATTTAAAAATCTATGATCTTATATATAGGAGATTTTTAGCAAGTCAGATGAAACCTGCAAGGGTTCTAGTACTGAGGGCTAATATAGGAATAGATAAGTATTTTACTAATATTGAAGCTATCATAGATATAATTGAAAAAGGCTTTATGAGTATTTATCCATTAAAGATATATCCAGATCTTAGAAATCTTGAGAAGACTACATTTATAAAGCCCAATAAGATTTTTGTAAAGAAAGGTTCAGCTATAGGATTATATAGGGTTGCAGATCTAATAAGAATGCTAAAGGAGAAAGGTATTGGAAGACCAAGTACATATGCAAAGGCTATAGATAACAACATACGCCATGGATATATAATCTTGAGTAAAAAAGTGAAAGCAACTATACCTACAAAACTAGGTAAAGAAATAAGTGAAATCATTGAACAAAGATATATTAATCTAGTTGGTGATAAAGTTACATATGAACTTGAACGTGAGATTGATTTAATTGAAAGAGGTTTAAGGGACATGAACTATGTATTAAATAGGGTTAGACAAGCTATAGACATCATCATCAATACAGAAGGTAATAATATTATTCAGTTATTTTCTGACACTGAAACAGTTAATATTAGTGATAATAGAGTAGAGCTTATATCCTCTGAATAG
- a CDS encoding DNA-binding protein Alba (COGs: COG1581 DNA-binding protein~InterPro IPR002775:IPR013795~KEGG: sto:STS141 DNA/RNA-binding protein AlbA~PFAM: Alba, DNA/RNA-binding protein~SPTR: Q971T8 DNA/RNA-binding protein Alba 1~TIGRFAM: DNA-binding protein Alba~PFAM: Alba~TIGRFAM: DNA-binding protein Alba) produces MAQTPTAANTVLVGKKPVMNYVLAILTLLNQGVGEIVVKARGRAISKAVDAIEIVRNRFLPGKVEVKNITIGSQSITSSDGRQSRVSTIEIVVSKKD; encoded by the coding sequence ATGGCGCAAACACCAACAGCAGCAAATACTGTACTCGTAGGTAAAAAACCAGTTATGAACTATGTATTAGCTATATTAACACTATTAAACCAAGGAGTTGGAGAAATCGTTGTCAAAGCAAGAGGAAGAGCCATTAGCAAAGCTGTAGATGCCATAGAAATAGTAAGAAATAGATTCCTACCAGGAAAGGTAGAAGTAAAGAATATAACTATAGGAAGCCAGTCTATAACCAGCAGTGATGGAAGACAAAGCAGAGTATCCACAATCGAAATAGTAGTATCAAAGAAGGACTAA